A single window of Vibrio sp. HB236076 DNA harbors:
- a CDS encoding DEAD/DEAH box helicase: MSFSTLGLRAELLQAITELNYQTPTPIQYQAIPLIKNGDNLIAAAQTGTGKTASFALPILERLAQGKTVRKKRARALILTPTRELALQVAEHTQALSQHLPLKTLAIFGGVDDKSQKQALIDGVDIVVATPGRLLDLYTQRAIHFDEIEVMVLDEADKMLDMGFIEKINTVLERIPQDAQCLLFSATLSRPVRELAKTAIDNAKEISIAKHQASKSNIEQWLIAVDKDQKSSLLAHLIKENHWQQTLIFIETKHGAAKLAEQLGKRGIHAEAFHSGRSQAIREQLLSDFKQGKLDFLIATGVGARGIDISELPRVINYDLPYPADEYVHRIGRTGRAGASGEAISLVSKDNFKNLCMIESRLGHLIERREIEGFVPRKPVPISILNYVPKHRRPNSENAKR, from the coding sequence ATGTCTTTTTCTACCCTTGGACTGCGAGCTGAGCTTTTGCAAGCCATCACTGAGCTCAACTATCAAACTCCAACCCCGATTCAATATCAAGCCATCCCACTGATCAAAAACGGGGATAATCTCATTGCCGCAGCGCAAACCGGCACGGGTAAAACCGCCAGTTTCGCCCTGCCTATTTTAGAGCGTTTAGCCCAAGGAAAGACGGTGCGTAAAAAGCGTGCCCGAGCACTCATTTTAACCCCGACGCGAGAGCTAGCCCTACAAGTTGCAGAACATACCCAAGCGCTAAGTCAGCACTTGCCATTAAAAACCTTAGCTATTTTTGGTGGTGTTGATGATAAGTCACAAAAACAGGCTTTGATTGACGGTGTAGATATCGTCGTCGCCACACCGGGTCGATTACTCGACTTGTACACCCAAAGAGCCATTCACTTTGACGAAATTGAAGTCATGGTCCTTGATGAAGCTGACAAGATGCTGGATATGGGCTTTATCGAGAAAATTAATACCGTCCTTGAACGAATCCCACAAGATGCACAATGCTTATTGTTTTCGGCGACACTATCTCGGCCGGTAAGGGAGTTAGCGAAAACCGCAATTGACAACGCCAAAGAAATTTCTATCGCCAAACATCAAGCCTCCAAAAGCAACATCGAGCAATGGCTTATTGCGGTAGACAAAGATCAAAAGTCGTCCCTGCTTGCACACTTGATTAAAGAAAATCATTGGCAACAAACCTTAATTTTTATTGAAACAAAGCACGGAGCGGCAAAGTTAGCAGAGCAACTAGGCAAAAGAGGCATCCACGCCGAAGCGTTCCACAGCGGTCGTAGTCAGGCCATTAGAGAACAACTGCTCAGTGATTTTAAACAAGGTAAGCTTGATTTTCTCATCGCAACCGGAGTGGGTGCTCGCGGGATTGATATTTCCGAACTCCCACGCGTGATAAATTACGACTTGCCTTACCCAGCAGATGAATACGTTCATCGTATTGGTCGAACTGGGCGGGCAGGTGCATCTGGTGAAGCCATCTCACTGGTATCAAAGGACAATTTCAAAAACCTTTGTATGATTGAAAGCCGTTTAGGACATTTGATAGAACGCCGAGAAATAGAAGGATTTGTTCCTCGTAAACCGGTACCGATTTCTATTCTTAATTATGTCCCCAAACACAGACGCCCAAATTCAGAGAATGCCAAGCGATAA
- a CDS encoding methyl-accepting chemotaxis protein, with protein MFLNSSHKKRIQQLEEELFILKQVQHSLEQDMLHITLDSKGVISEVNNNLKQEMAYKTETLVGTKLIDKVPEVSRKTGHFLKMSEAIRKGEHWNGALQFLKGDGSEAWLRAILQPVKNSQGQLLSFVVFASELTRTIQSSREQQDMLKALHRSTAVIEFTPEGIILDANTNFLSTVNYKLEDIKGKHHRMFCDHDLSSSHEYAEFWKKLASGQFISDRFKRIDSMGNEIWLEASYNPIRDENGRLYKVVKFATAITDQINQERAVSQAATIAFDVSETTGRQTIEGRTVVENTIERMTELEQLMHQANASVDALNEQSQKISELVGSINGIADQTNLLALNAAIEAARAGEQGRGFAVVADEVRQLASRTSATTEEIVSVVSENQKRTTNAVNLIAQCQTQAQQALEYSNQAGSVMDDIQLGAQKVVDAVSQFNRNL; from the coding sequence ATGTTTTTAAATTCGTCGCACAAAAAGAGAATACAACAACTCGAAGAAGAGCTTTTTATTCTAAAACAAGTGCAACACAGCCTTGAACAAGACATGCTACACATCACGTTAGATTCAAAGGGCGTTATTTCTGAGGTCAATAACAACCTGAAACAAGAGATGGCGTACAAAACTGAGACCCTTGTCGGCACCAAATTAATTGATAAGGTGCCTGAGGTTTCAAGAAAAACAGGGCATTTTTTAAAAATGTCTGAGGCAATACGGAAAGGTGAGCACTGGAATGGCGCATTGCAATTTCTCAAGGGCGACGGAAGTGAAGCGTGGTTGAGAGCCATTTTACAACCCGTAAAAAATAGCCAAGGTCAGTTGTTGTCATTCGTTGTCTTTGCTTCTGAGCTAACTCGCACAATTCAATCTTCGCGGGAACAGCAGGACATGCTAAAAGCTCTGCACCGCTCCACAGCAGTTATTGAGTTTACACCGGAAGGCATTATTCTTGATGCGAATACAAACTTTTTGTCCACGGTGAATTATAAGCTTGAGGACATCAAAGGTAAGCATCATCGCATGTTTTGCGATCACGACCTATCGTCTTCTCACGAGTACGCTGAGTTTTGGAAAAAACTGGCCAGCGGCCAATTCATTTCCGACCGCTTCAAGCGCATCGACAGCATGGGCAACGAAATTTGGTTAGAAGCGTCCTATAACCCTATTCGCGATGAAAATGGCCGTTTGTACAAAGTGGTAAAATTTGCCACCGCGATTACTGACCAAATTAATCAAGAGCGAGCGGTATCTCAAGCAGCAACCATCGCTTTTGATGTTTCAGAAACCACGGGACGCCAAACTATAGAAGGGCGAACGGTTGTTGAAAATACCATAGAAAGAATGACCGAGCTTGAGCAACTCATGCACCAAGCTAACGCCAGTGTTGATGCACTTAATGAGCAATCGCAAAAAATCAGTGAGTTGGTTGGGAGTATTAACGGCATTGCAGATCAAACCAACTTATTGGCATTGAATGCCGCCATTGAAGCCGCACGCGCAGGTGAACAAGGGCGAGGTTTTGCCGTTGTTGCCGACGAAGTAAGACAACTGGCCTCTCGAACCAGTGCCACGACTGAGGAAATTGTTAGCGTTGTCAGTGAGAACCAAAAACGCACAACCAATGCAGTCAACTTAATTGCTCAATGCCAAACACAAGCCCAGCAAGCCCTAGAATATTCAAACCAAGCAGGTTCGGTCATGGATGACATTCAACTTGGCGCGCAAAAAGTCGTGGATGCCGTTAGTCAATTTAACCGAAATTTATAA
- a CDS encoding helix-turn-helix domain-containing protein, whose amino-acid sequence MDKDTPTQRLIQSVASHLKKTREKQGLSLEATAKRTGVSKAMLGQIERSESNPTIATLWKIANGLNTSFSAFLAKSDTEAYHGGVVDEEGIQIKTLFPYHPQTHIESFVITLTHFHQQLSPAHAIGVIEYLYVLEGEIAVLHDGVWQRLNAGDALQFHGDQPHGYQAMTEKCVFHNTIYYP is encoded by the coding sequence ATGGATAAAGACACACCAACTCAACGGTTGATTCAATCTGTCGCGAGTCATTTGAAAAAAACCAGAGAAAAGCAAGGATTGAGTTTAGAAGCCACGGCAAAACGCACCGGAGTCTCTAAAGCCATGCTTGGGCAAATTGAGCGTTCAGAGTCCAATCCAACGATTGCCACCTTGTGGAAAATTGCCAACGGACTGAATACGTCTTTTTCAGCCTTTTTAGCCAAAAGTGATACCGAAGCGTATCACGGCGGAGTGGTGGATGAAGAGGGAATACAAATCAAAACCTTATTCCCGTATCACCCACAAACTCATATTGAAAGCTTTGTCATCACCTTGACTCACTTTCATCAACAATTATCCCCGGCACACGCCATTGGCGTTATCGAGTATCTTTATGTACTCGAAGGCGAGATCGCTGTATTGCACGACGGGGTATGGCAACGATTAAACGCCGGGGATGCTTTACAGTTTCATGGCGATCAACCACATGGCTATCAAGCGATGACCGAAAAGTGTGTCTTTCACAATACCATTTATTATCCCTAG
- a CDS encoding benzoate/H(+) symporter BenE family transporter, whose product MSHSWKLSHFFAGFSAVLVGYTSSVVIVMQAALTAGATQGQLESWLLVLGLIMGVSSIGLSWWYKTPILTAWSTPGAAFLVANAGSYTLGEVIGACVIVGVFTVISGFIRPLNHWLQNLPASLSTAMLAAILLPFCIKGFSAASQYSDLFLILLAIYLTVKAMWPKYTMASLLFVTLIYALFYGFFDQPIRLTFSTWQWMTPTFDGLAILNLALPLYLLTMLSQNLPGIAMVRQFDFSLSVKPVLVTMGLLNATTACLGGFSINLAAISAALCLNQDVDQDASQRYRSAIWAGVFYLLAGVFATTVVSVFTQLPSGVTVMLASFALLGTLLMCLTQAFQNEVYREAALVTFLVILSGINVAGVSATLWGLMAGGLVLQVSKRHKQQ is encoded by the coding sequence GTGAGTCATTCATGGAAGTTAAGTCATTTTTTTGCCGGTTTTTCTGCTGTATTGGTCGGGTACACCAGTTCAGTTGTCATTGTCATGCAAGCGGCCTTGACTGCAGGGGCAACTCAAGGACAATTGGAGAGTTGGTTATTAGTGCTCGGACTGATTATGGGCGTGTCTTCGATCGGTCTTTCTTGGTGGTATAAAACACCGATATTGACAGCATGGTCGACACCCGGTGCGGCTTTTTTGGTTGCCAATGCGGGAAGTTACACTCTGGGTGAAGTGATTGGGGCCTGTGTCATCGTTGGGGTATTTACGGTGATCAGCGGTTTTATACGCCCGCTAAATCACTGGTTACAAAACCTGCCTGCTTCCTTATCTACCGCGATGTTAGCGGCAATATTATTACCTTTTTGCATAAAAGGTTTTTCTGCTGCCTCACAGTATAGCGACTTATTTTTAATTTTATTGGCCATCTATTTGACCGTGAAAGCCATGTGGCCGAAATATACCATGGCGAGCTTGTTATTCGTCACGCTTATTTATGCGTTGTTTTACGGATTTTTTGATCAACCCATTCGCCTTACTTTTTCTACTTGGCAATGGATGACGCCGACATTTGATGGTTTGGCGATATTAAATCTAGCGCTTCCTTTGTATTTATTGACGATGTTGTCGCAAAACTTGCCTGGTATTGCCATGGTTCGTCAATTTGATTTTTCATTATCAGTCAAACCGGTTTTAGTGACCATGGGGCTTTTAAATGCCACAACCGCTTGCTTAGGTGGATTTAGTATTAATTTAGCAGCGATTTCTGCGGCGCTTTGTTTGAACCAGGATGTTGATCAAGACGCTTCACAGCGATATCGCTCAGCAATTTGGGCTGGCGTCTTTTATCTATTGGCAGGGGTATTTGCGACCACTGTGGTCAGTGTGTTTACTCAATTACCATCAGGTGTCACTGTGATGTTAGCGAGCTTTGCCTTATTGGGTACTTTGCTGATGTGTTTAACTCAGGCTTTTCAAAATGAAGTGTATCGCGAAGCGGCTCTCGTCACGTTTTTAGTGATTCTATCGGGGATCAATGTCGCTGGTGTCAGTGCCACTTTATGGGGTTTGATGGCTGGAGGGCTCGTGCTACAAGTCTCAAAGAGGCATAAGCAGCAATAA